In Streptomyces sp. NBC_00306, a single genomic region encodes these proteins:
- a CDS encoding SDR family oxidoreductase, with product MKITVIGATGLIGSQLISRLCDAGHEVTPASLSTGVDLLTGVGLDQALAGADTVVNVTNSPTFDEASPDFFRTTMGNLLAAGERAGVGHQVILSIVGVDLVPQLDYYRAKTLQEELLRKGPTAYSIVRATQFFEFMNAVMSWTSDDRTVRLPSTRIQPIAAADVVDALAGVATAPPLGGSVDVAGPDVFTLDELGRLTLADRQDDRTVVTDEQAGMFSATDDGVLVPGPGARLAATHYKDWLSTSRPSV from the coding sequence ATGAAGATCACCGTCATCGGAGCCACCGGGCTGATCGGCTCGCAGCTCATCTCCAGGCTCTGCGACGCCGGACACGAGGTGACCCCCGCGTCCCTGTCGACCGGCGTCGACCTGCTCACCGGCGTAGGGCTCGACCAGGCGCTCGCGGGCGCGGACACGGTCGTCAACGTGACGAATTCGCCCACGTTCGACGAAGCCTCGCCGGACTTCTTCCGCACCACCATGGGGAATCTGCTGGCCGCCGGCGAGCGCGCGGGCGTCGGTCACCAGGTGATCCTGTCCATCGTGGGCGTCGACCTGGTGCCGCAGCTGGACTACTACCGCGCGAAGACGCTCCAGGAGGAGCTGCTCCGCAAGGGGCCCACGGCGTACTCGATCGTGCGCGCGACGCAGTTCTTCGAGTTCATGAACGCGGTCATGTCGTGGACCTCCGACGACCGGACGGTCCGGCTGCCGTCCACCCGTATCCAGCCCATCGCGGCGGCCGACGTCGTCGACGCCCTCGCCGGCGTCGCCACGGCCCCGCCGCTGGGCGGCTCGGTCGATGTCGCGGGTCCGGATGTCTTCACCCTCGACGAGCTCGGCCGCCTCACGCTCGCCGACCGGCAGGACGACCGCACCGTCGTCACCGACGAGCAGGCGGGCATGTTCTCCGCCACCGACGACGGCGTTCTTGTCCCGGGGCCCGGCGCCCGCCTGGCCGCAACCCACTACAAGGACTGGCTCAGCACCTCTCGCCCGTCCGTCTGA
- a CDS encoding alpha/beta fold hydrolase — MTMPSTADLIRRRFPHVSAAVLTVALCTVAVPAWADSGPAGTTGGDTDAGARPTVVLVHGAFADASGWNGVIERLQADGYTVLAPPNPLRGLTSDSTYIASVLKNIKGPIVLAGHSYGGAVISSAAAGNPNVKSLVYVSAFMPDKGEVLGQLAAKFPGSELNPALSPTPFETASGKGTDLYIQPAKFHDTFAADLPAKTTAVMAAAQRPIAASAFTDKAPAAAWRTIPSWALVAKQDKSIAPDLERWEAERAGSHTVEIDSSHVAMISHPDAVTDLIRDAAGSSSASSSSASSSASAGKPALADTGSRSLALAGLGAVAAAAVLTGAGLVLVTRKRRDTPSDPDASTAR; from the coding sequence ATGACCATGCCTTCCACCGCCGACCTCATACGCCGGCGCTTCCCGCACGTCTCCGCCGCCGTGCTCACCGTGGCGCTCTGCACCGTCGCGGTACCGGCCTGGGCCGACTCGGGCCCTGCCGGGACGACGGGCGGTGACACGGACGCAGGTGCCAGACCCACCGTGGTCCTGGTGCACGGCGCCTTCGCCGACGCCTCCGGCTGGAACGGGGTCATCGAACGTCTCCAGGCGGACGGCTACACGGTCCTCGCCCCGCCCAATCCCCTGCGCGGGCTGACCAGTGACTCCACCTACATCGCCAGTGTCCTGAAGAACATCAAGGGCCCGATCGTGCTCGCCGGCCACTCCTACGGCGGCGCGGTGATCAGCAGCGCGGCCGCCGGCAACCCGAACGTGAAGTCGCTGGTCTACGTCTCCGCCTTCATGCCGGACAAGGGCGAGGTCCTCGGACAGCTGGCCGCCAAGTTCCCGGGCAGCGAGCTGAACCCCGCACTGAGTCCGACGCCGTTCGAGACGGCGAGCGGCAAGGGCACCGATCTGTACATCCAGCCCGCCAAGTTCCACGACACATTCGCGGCCGACCTCCCGGCCAAGACCACCGCGGTGATGGCGGCGGCCCAACGCCCCATCGCCGCTTCGGCGTTCACGGACAAGGCCCCCGCCGCGGCCTGGCGGACCATTCCGTCATGGGCCCTGGTCGCCAAGCAGGACAAGAGCATCGCCCCCGACCTGGAGCGGTGGGAGGCCGAACGCGCCGGCTCGCACACGGTCGAGATCGACTCCTCCCACGTCGCGATGATCTCCCACCCCGATGCGGTCACCGACCTCATCCGCGACGCGGCCGGCTCCTCGTCGGCGTCTTCCTCGTCGGCCTCGTCGTCCGCGTCGGCCGGGAAGCCCGCGCTGGCCGACACGGGTTCCCGCTCACTGGCTCTGGCGGGGCTCGGTGCCGTGGCCGCCGCGGCCGTGCTCACCGGCGCGGGGCTCGTGCTGGTCACGCGCAAGCGGCGGGACACACCGTCCGACCCGGACGCGTCCACCGCGCGCTGA
- a CDS encoding DUF5997 family protein, whose product MTSHQTTQTMKPATAAKKLGVYLEATPTEFQEGVVSRTELNALQADPPEWLQELRRNGPHPRPVVAAKLGISIAGLARGGVTDALTTEQIDALKEDLPEWLQKERATQAEVRKEAVRIKEKNAERAEQSRGPRP is encoded by the coding sequence ATGACGTCGCACCAGACCACCCAGACGATGAAGCCCGCGACCGCGGCGAAGAAGCTGGGTGTGTACCTCGAGGCCACCCCCACCGAGTTCCAGGAGGGTGTCGTCTCGCGCACCGAGCTGAACGCCCTCCAGGCAGACCCGCCCGAGTGGCTGCAGGAGCTGCGGCGCAATGGCCCGCACCCCCGGCCGGTGGTCGCGGCCAAGCTCGGCATCTCCATCGCGGGTCTCGCCCGGGGCGGAGTGACCGACGCGCTCACCACGGAGCAGATCGACGCGCTGAAGGAGGACCTTCCCGAGTGGCTCCAGAAGGAACGTGCCACTCAGGCCGAGGTCCGCAAGGAAGCGGTGCGCATCAAGGAGAAGAACGCGGAGCGAGCCGAGCAGTCTCGCGGTCCGCGTCCCTGA
- a CDS encoding LysR substrate-binding domain-containing protein → MTGSEASPSFRLAYVPGVTPTKWVRIWNERLPDVPLTLVAVSPAEAFDVLRGGGADAGFVRLPVDGADLSAIPLYTETTVVVVPKDHVVAAVDEVSSEDLADEIVLHPLDDTLDWEQPPGRPAYERPATTADAIELVAAGVGLLVVPQSLARLHHRKDLTYRPVSGTPESRIALSWPEDRTTDLVEDFIGIVRGRTVNSSRGRTRTPAEPKNKRAEAGDARRKPAARSGGGRSGGTSTGKGPRSGSGGAKGGAKGSKRGKPRRRS, encoded by the coding sequence GTGACAGGCTCGGAAGCATCCCCTTCGTTCCGGCTGGCGTATGTCCCGGGAGTGACGCCCACGAAGTGGGTGCGGATCTGGAACGAGCGACTGCCCGACGTCCCCCTGACTCTCGTCGCGGTCTCCCCCGCCGAGGCCTTCGACGTGTTGCGCGGCGGCGGCGCCGACGCCGGGTTCGTGCGGCTGCCGGTCGACGGAGCGGACCTCAGCGCGATCCCCCTCTACACCGAGACGACCGTGGTCGTGGTCCCGAAGGACCACGTCGTGGCAGCGGTCGACGAGGTGTCCTCCGAGGATCTGGCCGACGAGATCGTGCTGCACCCCCTCGACGACACCCTCGACTGGGAGCAGCCGCCCGGCCGGCCCGCCTACGAGCGGCCCGCGACGACGGCGGACGCCATCGAGCTGGTGGCGGCCGGGGTGGGGCTGCTCGTCGTGCCGCAGTCACTGGCCCGTCTGCACCACCGCAAGGACCTCACGTACCGGCCGGTGTCCGGCACCCCCGAGTCGCGCATCGCGCTGTCGTGGCCGGAGGACCGGACCACCGATCTGGTGGAGGACTTCATCGGAATCGTCCGCGGGCGGACGGTCAACAGCTCCCGCGGTCGTACTCGGACACCGGCGGAGCCGAAGAACAAGCGCGCCGAGGCGGGAGACGCACGACGCAAGCCCGCGGCCAGGTCGGGCGGCGGCAGATCAGGCGGTACGTCGACGGGCAAGGGCCCGCGGAGCGGTTCCGGCGGCGCCAAGGGCGGGGCGAAGGGCAGCAAGCGCGGCAAGCCGCGCCGCCGTTCCTGA
- the ctaD gene encoding aa3-type cytochrome oxidase subunit I — protein MASGSGPELEVLSKDDDAYEDELPLRRKQSGRVVVTWLTTTDHKTIGTLYLTTSFVFFLIGGVLALFMRAELARPGTQIMSNEQFNQAFTMHGTIMLLMFATPLFAGFTNWIMPLQIGAPDVAFPRLNMFAYWLYLFGSTIAVGGFLTPNGAADFGWFAYSPLSDAVRSPGIGADLWIMGLAFSGFGTILGAVNFITTIICMRAPGMTMFRMPIFTWNVLLTAVLVLFAFPVLAAALFALEADRKFGAHIFDSSNGGALLWQHLFWFFGHPEVYIIALPFFGIVTEIIPVFSRKPIFGYIGLVGATIAIAGLSVTVWAHHMYVTGGVLLPFFAFMTFLIAVPTGVKFFNWIGTMWKGSLSFETPMLWTIGFLVTFLFGGLTGVILASPPMDFHVSDSYFVVAHFHYVVFGTVVFAMFAGFHFWWPKFTGKMLDERLGKMTFWTLFLGFHGTFLVQHWLGAEGMPRRYADYLAVDGFTGLNTISTISSFVLGLSILPFLYNVWKTSKYGKKVVVDDPWGFGRSLEWATSCPPPRHNFITLPRIRSESPAFDLHHPEVASLDPAHAEGRRDVIEPGEGVASPLGDDDGNDKGRS, from the coding sequence GTGGCTTCAGGGTCCGGGCCTGAGCTCGAAGTGTTGTCCAAGGACGACGACGCGTACGAGGACGAGCTGCCGCTGCGGCGCAAGCAGTCCGGCAGAGTGGTGGTGACGTGGCTGACCACCACCGACCACAAGACGATCGGCACGCTCTACCTCACCACGTCGTTCGTCTTCTTCCTGATCGGCGGGGTGCTGGCGCTCTTCATGCGCGCCGAGCTGGCCCGGCCGGGCACGCAGATCATGTCGAACGAGCAGTTCAACCAGGCGTTCACGATGCACGGCACGATCATGCTGCTGATGTTCGCGACGCCGCTGTTCGCCGGTTTCACGAACTGGATCATGCCGCTGCAGATCGGCGCGCCCGATGTGGCGTTCCCGCGGCTGAACATGTTCGCGTACTGGCTGTACCTCTTCGGCTCGACGATCGCGGTGGGTGGGTTCCTCACGCCGAACGGTGCGGCCGACTTCGGCTGGTTCGCCTACTCCCCGCTGTCGGACGCGGTCCGCTCGCCGGGTATCGGCGCCGACCTCTGGATCATGGGCCTGGCCTTCTCCGGCTTCGGCACGATCCTCGGCGCGGTCAATTTCATCACCACGATCATCTGTATGCGCGCACCCGGCATGACGATGTTCCGGATGCCGATCTTCACCTGGAACGTGCTGCTGACCGCTGTGCTCGTGCTGTTCGCCTTCCCGGTTCTCGCCGCCGCGCTCTTCGCGCTGGAGGCGGACCGCAAGTTCGGCGCCCACATCTTCGATTCGTCCAACGGCGGAGCACTGCTGTGGCAACACCTCTTCTGGTTCTTCGGCCATCCGGAGGTGTACATCATCGCGCTGCCGTTCTTCGGCATCGTGACGGAGATCATTCCGGTCTTCAGCCGCAAGCCGATCTTCGGCTACATCGGCCTCGTGGGTGCGACGATCGCGATCGCCGGTCTGTCGGTGACGGTCTGGGCGCACCACATGTATGTGACGGGCGGAGTACTCCTACCCTTCTTCGCGTTCATGACGTTCCTGATCGCGGTGCCCACCGGTGTGAAGTTCTTCAACTGGATCGGCACGATGTGGAAGGGCTCACTGTCCTTCGAGACACCGATGCTGTGGACCATCGGGTTTCTCGTGACCTTCCTGTTCGGTGGTCTGACCGGCGTCATCCTGGCCTCGCCGCCGATGGACTTCCACGTCTCCGACTCGTACTTCGTGGTGGCGCACTTCCACTACGTCGTGTTCGGCACGGTGGTGTTCGCGATGTTCGCCGGCTTCCACTTCTGGTGGCCGAAGTTCACCGGCAAGATGCTGGACGAGCGGCTCGGCAAGATGACCTTCTGGACGCTGTTCCTCGGCTTCCACGGCACGTTCCTGGTCCAGCACTGGCTGGGCGCGGAGGGGATGCCGCGGCGGTACGCGGACTATCTCGCCGTCGACGGCTTCACCGGGTTGAACACCATCTCCACGATCAGCTCGTTCGTCCTGGGCCTGTCGATCCTTCCCTTCCTCTACAACGTCTGGAAGACCTCCAAGTACGGCAAGAAGGTCGTGGTCGACGACCCGTGGGGCTTCGGTCGCTCGCTCGAATGGGCCACGTCCTGCCCGCCGCCCCGGCACAACTTCATCACCCTGCCGCGGATCCGCTCGGAATCACCGGCCTTCGACCTCCATCACCCCGAAGTCGCCAGTCTCGATCCCGCACACGCCGAGGGCCGCCGGGATGTCATCGAGCCCGGGGAGGGCGTGGCGTCGCCGCTGGGTGACGACGACGGGAACGACAAGGGCCGGTCGTGA